Below is a genomic region from Billgrantia tianxiuensis.
CCAGCCGCTGCTGGTGGCTGCGTGGGAAAGCGGTAGTCGATACCGTAGCGTTCCCCGTAGGTCCGCAGGTCGCGGGAGGTATGCTGGCAGACGGCGGTGGACAACGTCATGCCATCGCTCCGCATGTGGTGCAGAGAATAGCCGGGCGGTTGCCATGGCAAGCCGAGGCAGCGATAGCGGCATGAGTATGCAATGGCATGGGAGCGACAGTGCCAATCTTGATGTGGGCGATGAGGGCAGTATAACGTTTGTGCTTACAATCTCAATGATAAGGATTGTGATTATGATTTGTCTCTAGAGGTTGGCGGTACGCCGATTTCATTGATAACGGTTATCATTTATGGCATCGTCTTGCCCTGTCCGCATGGGCGGCACCATCTGTTCATTGAGTGTTTCTGCCAGGAGTCCGCACGTGAGATCGTTTCGCCAACCATGCCTCTGGGGGCCATGCTCTGGCTGGGTCTGGCCGCCTCGGCCTCCGCAGACCCCGAGCTACAGCAGGAGACGAGAGAGGCTCAGCGTAGCCAGGCCGAACTGCAGGCCAGTATCGACGCCGCCGACGACGAGGCGCGAGCCATGCTCGAGGAACTGCGTGAGCTGGAGCGTGCTGAGCGCCGCCTTGCGCGAGAGAACGCCGAGCTGGCGCCGCGGCTCGAGCGCCAAGCCGCCATGCTGGATCGTCGCGAGGCGGCACTCGATACCTTGGCGGAAACCCGTGAAGCCTTGCCGGTACTGCAGGAGCGCCTGATCGAGCGGCTCGAGCAGTGGGTCGACGACGATATGCCGTTCCTACGCGAGGAGCGTCAGGCACGGGTTGCCAGCCTGCGCTCCCAGGCCGATGAACTGACCAGTGCCGAACGCTGGGAGCGGATCGTCGCGGCGTGGCGCACCGAACTGGATTACGGACGCGAAGTCGATGCCTGGCGCGGCTACCTCGGAGAGGGAGATTCGCGCCGCGAGGTGGACTACCTGAGGCTTGGGCGAGTGGGCTTCTATTATCTGACCCCGGACGGCCGCGCCGGGCGCGTGTGGCAGGCTGATACCGGCAGTTGGGCACCGCTCGACGAAGCCCAGCGTCGCGATGTGCGCAATGGCCTGCGCATCGCACGCGATCGCCGCGCCCCCGAACTGCTCGAGCTACCCATTTCGCAGCCGCTCGAACGCACCGAGGAGGGCGGCGCATGAGACTGTCGCGTTTTGCTCCAGGCCTTCTGCTGCCAGGCCTTCTGTTGATAGTAATAGGCCTCATGTGTATCTCGACGAATCTCCAGGCACAGTCGGAGCCGTTGACCACCCTGCGCGCCGAGCGTGAGGCTGCCGAGGCTCGCGACCGGGCGCGTCTGGCCGAATTGCTCGAGGACCGGGATGCCCTGGAAGCCGCTCTCGAGGAGGCCCGCGCCGCCCATGGTCAGGCTGAGGCGCGCAACAGCGAGCTTAGGGCCGAGGCCGAGGCGTTGAACGAGCGCCAGGCCGAGCTCGAGGCGCGCCAACAGGAGCAGGGGGATGACCTCGAGGCGATCCTGGCCTCGCTTGCCCAGCACAGCGGCGAATTGCGCGATGGCCTGGCCGACAGCTGGCTGATGGTGCAGGGTGCTGGGCTGCCGCCGCGACTCGACGATGCTGAAGTGCTCGAACTCGAGCATCTCGAAGCCTTCGCCGATAGTCTGGTAGCGCTGACCGCGGATACCGCGCGGGTGGTTCGCTTCGAGGCGCCGGTGGCCGCGGCCGATGGCGAGATTGCGCCGCGCGAAGTGATCCGCGTCGGCGATTTCACTGCCTTCACCGACGGTCACCTGCTGCGTCGCGGCGTCGACGACCGGGCCCTGTCGGTGGTCGAGCGTACCCCGCGTGAAGTCGCCGCGAGCCTGGCGGCCTTCCATGCCGGCGAATCGCGCTCGCTGACGTTCGATCCGACACGCGGCCAGGTCATGGCGGCCCTGGCACAGCGACCGAGCCTGCTCGAACGCTTCCATCAAGGTGGGGCGGTCGGCTATGTGGTGGTGGGGCTGGGGGCCATCGGCCTGTTGGTTGCCCTGCTGCAATATGCCTATCTGCTGCGCGTCAGTCTGGCCATGCGTCGCCAGTTGCGCGATCTCACCACATTGCGCGAGGACAATCCGCTCGGCCGCGTGCTGCTGCGCTTCGGGGCGCTGAGGGACGACCCGGTGCCGGAAGCGCTGGAGGCCCGCCTCGACGAAGCGGTGCTGGCCGAGCTACCGCGCCTCGAGCGCGGCCAGCCGCTGGTCAAGCTGCTGGCCGCCGTGGCGCCGCTGCTGGGGCTGCTGGGCACCGTCACCGGAATGATCGTGACCTTCCAGGCGATCACCGTATTCGGTACCGGCGATCCGCAGCTGATGGCCGGCGGCATCAGTCAGGCACTGGTGACGACCGTGCTGGGCCTGATTACCGCCGTGCCGCTGCTGTTCGCGCATACGGCGCTGGCGGGTCGCAGCCGTCGCCTGGCGGGGCTGGTGGAGGGACAGGCCAGCGCCGCCCTGGCCGAGCAGCTCGAGCAGCGCCCGCATGGGCCCGACAGCATCACCGGGAGTGCCCGCCGTGATCCCGCTCTGGCTTGAGCCGCTGCAGCGCCTGGTCGAGGCGGGCGGCTCGGTCCTGGTGGTGATCGCGCTGGTCGCCATGCTGCTGTTCAGCCTGGCGCTGGAGCGGGTGTGGTATTTCCGCATCACCTACCGCCGCGCGCGGCGTGCCCTGATCGCTCGCTGGATGGCGCGCCAGGATCACTTGAGCTGGAGCGCGCTCACGCTGCGCGAAGCCTGGGCGCGTGAGCTGATCGGACGGCTGCGCCGTCCGCTGCCGTGGCTCAGGCTGCTGGTGGCGCTGTGCCCACTGCTGGGGCTGCTGGGCACGGTGACCGGCATGATCGCCGTGTTCGACAGCCTGGCGATGACCGATACCAGCCAGGCCCGCGCCATGGCCGATGGCGTGGCCCGGGCTACCCTGCCGACCCTGACCGGCATGGCGGTGGCGGTGGTGGGGCTGCTGTTCACCAGCCGCCTCGAGCAGATCATTCGTCGCGAGGACCAGCGGCTGCACGACCGCTTGGCCCGTGCCGTGGAGGATACCGATGCGTAGACGCCGCCTTGGCGCCGATGACGGCGAGGCCAGCGAAGTCAACCTGACGCCGATGCTGGACGTCGTCTTCATCATGCTGATCTTCTTCATCGTCACCACCAGCTTCATCAAGGAGAGCGGGGTGGAGATCGAGCGACCCGAATCCAGCGCCGCTTCCCCGCGGCCCGATGCCCAGGTGATGGTTGCCATCACTCCCGAGGGGGCGGTATGGGTCGACGGCCGCGCGGTGGACCTGCATCGCGTCGGTGGCGAAGTGGCCTCGCTGGTGAGTGATGACGGCTCGGTGGTGATCCAGGCTGACCGCGACTCCACCACCGGTCTGCTGATCGAAGTGATGGATCGCATCCGCGAGGCCGGCGTGGAGCAGGTGGCCGTGGCCGCCAGCCGGAGCAGGCCGTGACGCGTATACCGTTCTCTGCATTGGGCGGGGTGGCTCTCGCATTGTTGTTGTTCTGGCTGCTGGCACTGCTGGTGGCGCCGCCGGAAGAGGAGTTCGACGTCATCGACGAGAGCCTGACACTGAGCATGGTCGAGGCCCCAGAGCCGGTGCAGGAGGAAGTGGTCGAACCCAGCGCCGAACCGCCGCCTCCCCAGGCCGAAGCGACGCCACCGCCTCAGCCGGAACCGCTGCCACCGCTGGAAAGCGCGATCGCCATGCCCGAACCGGAGCTGCCGCCGGAACCGGTGGAACCGCTCGAACTCGACACCAGCTTGCCCGAGCTCAGCGAGGCCCGGCCGGAACCTCCGCCGGAGCCCGCTCCGCAGCCTCGGCCAGAGCCCGAGCCGACGCCCGAGCCAGCACCGTCATCCCAGCCGAGCCCGTCGCCGGCACCCAGTGCGGCCCCTGCCGAGTCCGCCCCCGTTGAACCTGCGCCCGCCGAGCAGGGGCCGGTGGATGTAGGCCAGATCGCCCCGACCAATCGCGTACCGCCGGAGTACCCCCGCGTGCACAGCGGCGCGGCCTGGAAGGGCACGTGGAGCTGCAGTTCCTGATTCGTCCCGACGGCAGCGTCGATCGCTCATCCATCCGTGTGGTCGAGTCTCAGCCGCGCCACGTCTTCGATTCGGCCGCCGAGCAGGCCGTGGCGCGCTGGCAGTTCGAGCCGGCCAGCGGCGTGCGGCGTGCGCGGCAGCGCCTCGAATTCCAATTGAGGTAAACCATGGCGATGCGTGCCGTACGATATCTCGTGGTTTGTGGTCTCGTCGTCTGTGCCGGGCTGCTGGTATCCGCTTCGGCGATGGCCCAGGCGCCGGCGCTCTCCGGCGATATCATTGCCGACCTGGAGCAGCTTCAGCAGGCGCTACGGCAAGGCGAACACGAGCGGGTGGCCGAACGTGCTCGTGCTCAGGCGCAGCGTTTTGAGGGAGGCAATGCCGCCGACCGCTGGGCCAGCGCCCTGTATCGTCAACTGGCCGCGGGTGCCGCGGCCGGAGTAGGGCAGCATGAGGCAGCCGCCGAGCAACTGCGCCAGGCGCGCCGCATCCAGGAGGCACCGCAGGTGCAGCGTGACCGTTGGCTGCAGGAAGAAGCCCGGCTGCGCTTGGCTGCCGGCCAGATGGAAGAGGCAGTAACGCTGTGGCTCGACTGGCATCAGCGACATGACGGCAGCCCCGACGACCGTTGGCGTCTGGCGCGTGCTTTGGCGGAGCTGGAGCGCTGGGAAGAAGCGGCGCAGTGGGTCGAGCGTGCGTTGGCCGACGACCCGGCCCCGGGTGAGCGCCGCCAGGCGCTGGCGGCTACCGTATTCCAACGTGCCGGGCGCGGCGAGCAGGCGCTGGCAAGATTGGAAGCTTCGCTGAACGCACAGGCCGAGCCCGCCGCGTGGCGCCGGGCGGCGGCGTTGGCCCAAGGGCTTGGCGATGCGCAGCGGGCTGCGGCGATATGGGAGGCCGGCTGGCGTCTCGGGGCGTTGGCAGGGGAGGACGACCTGCGTCAGCGCATCGAGCTGCACCTGGCCGCCGGCACTCCGGCCCGGGCCGCCGAATATCTACAAGCGGCGCTGGAGGAAGGGGCACTGCCCGACACCGTTGATCATCGGCGTCTGTTGGCTCGTGCCTGGGAAGCGGCCCGTGATCGCGAGCGCGCGCTGGAGGCTTGGCGTGAGCTGGCGCGGCGCAGTGGAGAAGGCCAAGACTGGCGGCGCCTGGGCCTGCTGGCCCACGCCTGGGGGCGGCCCGAGCTGGCCCGGCAGGCCATGCAACAAGCGCAGCGCCGCGGTGAAGAGATCGATCCGCGCTGGCTCTCGACCCTTTAGGGAGGAGCTTCCCCACGGGCCGAGGCGTCTGGTTTCAGATGTCGAAGTCGGTCCACACTGGAGCGTGATCCGAAGGCCGTTCCATGCCGCGCAGGTCGTAGTCGATGCCGGCGTCGCGCACCTGCTTGGCCAGGGGATCGGTGACCAGAATGTAGTCGATGCGCAGCCCGCGCCGTGGTTCGCGTTCGAAACCGCGGGAGCGGTAGTCGAACCAGCTGAAGCGGTCATCCACCTGTGGGTAGCGCACGCGATAGCTGTCGGTAAGCCCCCACGCCTTGAGCGTGCCGAGCCACTCCCGTTCGATAGGCTGGAAGCTGGTCTTGCCTTCGCGCAGCCAGCGCTTGCGGTTGTCCTCGCCGATGCCGATGTCGATGTCCTCGGGGGAGATGTTGAAATCCCCCATCACCGCCAGCCGCTCGTCGGGGCGGTGCCGTTCGCGCAGCAGTTGGATCAGTTGGGCGTAGAACTCACGCTTGTTGGGAAACTTGGTCGGGTGGGCGATGTTCTCGCCCTGCGGGAAGTAGCCGTTCCACACGGTCAGTGTCTCGCCATCGGCGGTGCGCAGCCGTGCCCCGATCAAGCGGCGCTGGGACTCTTCGCCGTCGCCGGGCAGGCCGAAGAAGACCTCCTCCGGCCCGCTGGGGCAGAGCGCCTTGTGACACATCAGTGCGACGCCGTAGTGGCCTTTCTGGCCATGATAGTGGACGTGGTAGCCCATGGCCTCGACTGCCTCGCGGGGAAACTCGTCGTCGTGAACCTTGGTTTCCTGCAGTCCGATCACCAACGGCTGGTGAGTGGCGATCAGCGCCTCGAGCTGGTGCATGCGGGCGCGCAGCCCATTGATGTTGAACGAGACCAGGCGTATCACTCGTCGCGCTCCTCACTAGATGTCGATGTGGGTTCGGGGTGGATGGCGATGCTGGCGCCCTGTTCCTGGCGGGCCAGCTTGCGCGCCGCCTGCAGCTTGCGTTGCTGGCGCTTCTTCTGGGTGAAGCGGCGCGACGAGGTTACCTGGTCGGGATTCTCGTGGCGCCACTTCTTGTAATCCTTGCGTTTGCCGGTGCGGATGGTCACCTTGTCGGCCAGCGAGCGAGTCTTCTTGCGGCGTGTCATCGGGCCTGGCTCCATGGGTGTTGAGTGGCTGCTGAGCGTGCATTCTACCAGTCCGATGCAAGAGACGCGCCCTCATCGCCATAGGCTGGTACAATATGCGGCTGTACGAAGTTCAGGAAATGCTGAACGAATCGACGAGCGAGTTGAACGCAGCGTTTCCTTCACCCATTGCAACGGACAAGACACACAGCCTATGAGCGAGTCGGAACAGACCACAGCCCCGGCCGAGAACCGCAAGCCCAAGCGTCGTCGTCGCAAGCCGCGCCGTCGCCAGTCGAACTGGGATCTGCGCCAGTTTCAGGTGCCTGCCGTGGCGGGCAAGTGGCGCTTTCACGACTTCGATCTGCCCTTGCCGCTGATGCGCGCCATCCATGCGCTGGGCTTCGAGTACTGCACGCCGATCCAGGCCGAGGCGCTGGCCCACACGCTACTGGGCGGCGACGTGGTCGGCAAGGCCCAGACCGGCACCGGCAAGACCGCCGCCTTCCTGATCTCGATCCTGGCCTACTTCCTTGAGGAAGAGGTGCCGGACGGGCAGAAGCCGGGTGCGCCGCGGGCCCTGATCGTGGCGCCGACCCGTGAGCTGGCGCTGCAGATCGAGAAGGACGCCAAGGCGCTGGCGCGTTTCACCGACCTCAACGTGGCCAGCGTGGTCGGCGGCATGGACTACCAGAAGCAGCGCGACAACCTGGGCAAGAAGCTCGACATTCTAGTGGCCACTCCCGGGCGACTGCTCGACTTCCACGAGAAGCGCGACGTCGACCTGACCCAAGTCGAGGTCCTCGTGCTCGACGAGGCCGATCGCATGCTGTCGATGGGCTTCATTCCTGACGTCAAGCGCATCATCCGCCACACGCCGAAGAAGGAGGAGCGCCAGACCTTCCTGTTCTCGGCCACTTTCTCCCAGGACATCCTCAACCTGGCCAGCCAGTGGACGCATCAGCCGACCCACGTTGAGATCGAGGTCACTGTCGACAACAAGGCCAACATCGATCAGCGTGTCTACGTGGTTAGCGACGACGACAAGCCGAAGCTGCTGATCAACCTGCTCAAGCAGGAAAGCTTCGACAGGGTGATGGTGTTCGGCAACCGCCGCGACCTGGTGCGCAAACTCGAGAGCCTGCTCAAGAAGGCCGACGTCAACGTGGCGATGCTCTCCGGCGACGTGCCGCAGAATCAGCGCATCAAGACCCTGGAGCGCTTCCGCGAGGGTGAAGTGCAGGTGCTGGTGGCCACCGATGTGGCCGGCCGCGGCATCCATATCGAGGATGTCAGCCACGTGATCAACTACACCCTTCCCGAGGATCCGGAGGACTACGTTCACCGTATCGGCCGTACCGGCCGTGCCGGGGCCACCGGGGTGTCGATCAGCTTCGTCGGCGAGGAGGACGCCTTCTCGCTGCCCGAAATCGAGCGCTACATTCAGGACAAGCTGCCCTGCGAGCATCCGCCCGAGGGATTGCTGTAAAGCCTGCTGCCCTCGCCGAGAGGGCGCCGGGGACAGGTTGAAGAGGAGGTCTTTTACCAAGGATGGCAAAAGTAGCGCCCAGGGAGGGGTTCACAGCGCCT
It encodes:
- a CDS encoding DUF3450 domain-containing protein, which encodes MLWLGLAASASADPELQQETREAQRSQAELQASIDAADDEARAMLEELRELERAERRLARENAELAPRLERQAAMLDRREAALDTLAETREALPVLQERLIERLEQWVDDDMPFLREERQARVASLRSQADELTSAERWERIVAAWRTELDYGREVDAWRGYLGEGDSRREVDYLRLGRVGFYYLTPDGRAGRVWQADTGSWAPLDEAQRRDVRNGLRIARDRRAPELLELPISQPLERTEEGGA
- a CDS encoding MotA/TolQ/ExbB proton channel family protein, whose product is MCISTNLQAQSEPLTTLRAEREAAEARDRARLAELLEDRDALEAALEEARAAHGQAEARNSELRAEAEALNERQAELEARQQEQGDDLEAILASLAQHSGELRDGLADSWLMVQGAGLPPRLDDAEVLELEHLEAFADSLVALTADTARVVRFEAPVAAADGEIAPREVIRVGDFTAFTDGHLLRRGVDDRALSVVERTPREVAASLAAFHAGESRSLTFDPTRGQVMAALAQRPSLLERFHQGGAVGYVVVGLGAIGLLVALLQYAYLLRVSLAMRRQLRDLTTLREDNPLGRVLLRFGALRDDPVPEALEARLDEAVLAELPRLERGQPLVKLLAAVAPLLGLLGTVTGMIVTFQAITVFGTGDPQLMAGGISQALVTTVLGLITAVPLLFAHTALAGRSRRLAGLVEGQASAALAEQLEQRPHGPDSITGSARRDPALA
- a CDS encoding MotA/TolQ/ExbB proton channel family protein, giving the protein MGPTASPGVPAVIPLWLEPLQRLVEAGGSVLVVIALVAMLLFSLALERVWYFRITYRRARRALIARWMARQDHLSWSALTLREAWARELIGRLRRPLPWLRLLVALCPLLGLLGTVTGMIAVFDSLAMTDTSQARAMADGVARATLPTLTGMAVAVVGLLFTSRLEQIIRREDQRLHDRLARAVEDTDA
- a CDS encoding ExbD/TolR family protein — translated: MRRRRLGADDGEASEVNLTPMLDVVFIMLIFFIVTTSFIKESGVEIERPESSAASPRPDAQVMVAITPEGAVWVDGRAVDLHRVGGEVASLVSDDGSVVIQADRDSTTGLLIEVMDRIREAGVEQVAVAASRSRP
- a CDS encoding iron transporter, with amino-acid sequence MTRIPFSALGGVALALLLFWLLALLVAPPEEEFDVIDESLTLSMVEAPEPVQEEVVEPSAEPPPPQAEATPPPQPEPLPPLESAIAMPEPELPPEPVEPLELDTSLPELSEARPEPPPEPAPQPRPEPEPTPEPAPSSQPSPSPAPSAAPAESAPVEPAPAEQGPVDVGQIAPTNRVPPEYPRVHSGAAWKGTWSCSS
- a CDS encoding TonB family protein — translated: MELQFLIRPDGSVDRSSIRVVESQPRHVFDSAAEQAVARWQFEPASGVRRARQRLEFQLR
- a CDS encoding tetratricopeptide repeat protein encodes the protein MRAVRYLVVCGLVVCAGLLVSASAMAQAPALSGDIIADLEQLQQALRQGEHERVAERARAQAQRFEGGNAADRWASALYRQLAAGAAAGVGQHEAAAEQLRQARRIQEAPQVQRDRWLQEEARLRLAAGQMEEAVTLWLDWHQRHDGSPDDRWRLARALAELERWEEAAQWVERALADDPAPGERRQALAATVFQRAGRGEQALARLEASLNAQAEPAAWRRAAALAQGLGDAQRAAAIWEAGWRLGALAGEDDLRQRIELHLAAGTPARAAEYLQAALEEGALPDTVDHRRLLARAWEAARDRERALEAWRELARRSGEGQDWRRLGLLAHAWGRPELARQAMQQAQRRGEEIDPRWLSTL
- the xthA gene encoding exodeoxyribonuclease III gives rise to the protein MRLVSFNINGLRARMHQLEALIATHQPLVIGLQETKVHDDEFPREAVEAMGYHVHYHGQKGHYGVALMCHKALCPSGPEEVFFGLPGDGEESQRRLIGARLRTADGETLTVWNGYFPQGENIAHPTKFPNKREFYAQLIQLLRERHRPDERLAVMGDFNISPEDIDIGIGEDNRKRWLREGKTSFQPIEREWLGTLKAWGLTDSYRVRYPQVDDRFSWFDYRSRGFEREPRRGLRIDYILVTDPLAKQVRDAGIDYDLRGMERPSDHAPVWTDFDI
- the rhlB gene encoding ATP-dependent RNA helicase RhlB, which gives rise to MSESEQTTAPAENRKPKRRRRKPRRRQSNWDLRQFQVPAVAGKWRFHDFDLPLPLMRAIHALGFEYCTPIQAEALAHTLLGGDVVGKAQTGTGKTAAFLISILAYFLEEEVPDGQKPGAPRALIVAPTRELALQIEKDAKALARFTDLNVASVVGGMDYQKQRDNLGKKLDILVATPGRLLDFHEKRDVDLTQVEVLVLDEADRMLSMGFIPDVKRIIRHTPKKEERQTFLFSATFSQDILNLASQWTHQPTHVEIEVTVDNKANIDQRVYVVSDDDKPKLLINLLKQESFDRVMVFGNRRDLVRKLESLLKKADVNVAMLSGDVPQNQRIKTLERFREGEVQVLVATDVAGRGIHIEDVSHVINYTLPEDPEDYVHRIGRTGRAGATGVSISFVGEEDAFSLPEIERYIQDKLPCEHPPEGLL